In Hydra vulgaris chromosome 06, alternate assembly HydraT2T_AEP, a genomic segment contains:
- the LOC136081229 gene encoding uncharacterized protein LOC136081229, producing MIAKIKSSIVIAHDSDIDIEELKNQFNPHLSLCQCNLCSKVPKQPVTLKRCKHLFCFFCLVETIKVKKLNETFCPKCKEPILPTDLVTSVKTNSLLNILTIECICKKKFNVMKEYDLYTNHKSICIDKSIAQTASLLSPSISLFTSNLASSSFTVTSSTSSLSTLLNNNISEIFNLTVDDNIPRIVEDAALHVLKQKMAKDGKQVVEFKSGGPRPVLFSLAPKAYVSSDQASTTTVRVRNASIKRQLKVVSGTSNDAICCQSSKLLNSFQTESKGIILDNLNTERVVISATNMVAMKADLCIPWEKLKTISRWLKSFNINTASHSSQRIVAEKLSGDDLIVENAPFTFEKKEKGTFEIKYASWGYIENLPMHILRHLDQLESCKRLHYHKFIPDKEIQIKIGGDYGGGSFKMTYQVANTLKPNSKDNTIVFSIFEAKNYRINVIVAMSRFEKQIEDLQEMKYKDNNIRVFVFGDYQFLCALYGISGASGRHCCLFCYATASDMNLGEQKSSEIKDRTLEDLLLDHEKFIENGGLKKNVKNFNNVITKPILKIPLDQVSLPSLHMALGIYLNFLNLFEEEVHQLDIMIILLAAVNNSDNLENFQSLYSKEIELLNSEKAKKIDLYNTLFEKHSSEMGQRPCTKMIETILQKLKVQRQAYHGKSFIGNHVHKMLKVIKLDINMNKKHDVVRKRQITSFGKIKSSIPQLCNCIPKLVHDEGYSGTNMHQFAVEISSKYKQLFDKFAQCYKIFSSKNTITQDDLILLKKNINDLMKFYRLNWPEASVTPKLHMLEHPAIPFMQKWGAGFGFYGEQGGESIHMKFNKLKTTYQSIPCPTLRLKSILKSHYQKTNPENMQLKPCVKKRKKIG from the exons ATgattgctaaaataaaaagtagcaTTGTGATAGCACATGACTCAGATATAGATATTGAGgaattaaaaaaccaatttaatCCTCATTTATCACTTTGTCAGTGTAATTTATGTAGTAAAGTACCAAAACAACCAGTTACTCTTAAAAgatgtaaacatttattttgttttttctgtctAGTGGAAActataaaggtaaaaaaacttaatgaaacATTTTGTCCAAAATGTAAAGAGCCTATTTTACCTACAGACTTGGTGACCAGTGTAAAAACAAATTCtcttttaaacatattaactattgagtgcatatgtaaaaaaaagttcaatgtaATGAAAGAGTATGATTTATATACTAATCATAAGAGTATATGCATTGATAAATCAATAGCACAAACAGCCTCATTGTTATCACCATCTATATCATTATTTACTTCTAATTTGGCTTCATCATCTTTTACAGTaacatcatcaacatcatcattgTCAACATTACTTAACAACAATATTTCTGAGATTTTCAATCTTACAGTGGATGACAATATTCCAAGAATAGTTGAAGATGCTGCACTTCATGTTCTTAAGCAAAAGATGGCAAAAGATGGTAAACAAGTTGTTGAGTTTAAAAGTGGAGGTCCTAga ccaGTTTTGTTTTCACTTGCTCCGAAAGCTTATGTAAGCAGTGATCAAGCATCGACCACAACAGTTAGAGTCAGAAATGCTTCTATTAAAAGACAATTGAAAGTTGTGTCTGGTACATCCAATGATGCAATTTGTTGTCAATCATCAAAACTCCTTAATTCTTTTCAAACAGAGTCAAAAGGAATAATATTGGATAACCTAAATACTGAAAGAGTAGTAATTAGTGCCACTAACATGGTAGCAATGAAAGCAGATCTGTGCATACCATGGGAAAAGCTTAAAACAATTTCCAg atGGCTGAAGAGCTTTAATATAAATACAGCATCACATTCTTCTCAAAGAATAGTTGCTGAAAAGTTATCTGGTGATGACCTTATTGTGGAAAATGCACCATTtacctttgaaaaaaaagagaaaggaacatttgaaataaaatatgcatCTTGGggttatattgaaaatttaccAATGCATATTTTAAGACATCTTGATCAATTAGAAAG TTGTAAAAGACTTCATTACCACAAATTTATTCCTGATAAAGagatacaaattaaaattgGAGGTGATTATGGTGGGGGGAGTTTTAAAATGACTTACCAGGTTGCAAATACCCTAAAACCAAACAGCAAAGACAACACCATAGTTTTTAGCATATTCGAGGCGAAGAATTACAGAATCAATGTCATAGTAGCCATGTCAAGGTTTGAAAAGCAAATAGAAGATCTTCAAGAAATGAAGTAtaa GGATAACAATATTAGAGTATTTGTTTTTGGTGATTATCAGTTTTTATGTGCCCTCTATGGAATCTCAGGAGCATCAG gGAGGCATTGTTGTCTTTTCTGTTATGCAACAGCAAGTGACATGAATCTTGGTGAGCAGAAAAGTTCTGAAATAAAAGATCGTACCTTAGAAGATCTACTATTGGATcatgaaaaatttatagaaaacggaggtttaaagaaaaatgtaaaaaacttcaataatgTCATCACAAAGCCCATTTTGAAAATACCACTAGATCaa gtatCTTTACCTAGTCTCCATATGGCTCTTggtatttatttgaattttttaaatttgtttgaagAAGAAGTCCACCAATTAGATATTATGATCATTTTGTTAGCTGCTGTTAACAATTCagataatttagaaaattttcaaTCTCTCTACTCTAAAGAAATTGAGTTACTTAATAGTGAAAAAGCGAAAAAG attgatcTTTATAATactctatttgaaaaacattcaTCAGAAATGGGTCAGAGACCATGCACTAAGATGATTGAGACGATACTACAAAAGCTTAAAGTACAACGTCAAGCTTACCACGGAAAAAGTTTTATAGGAAACCACGTGCATAAAATgctaaaagtaattaaattagatattaatatgaataaaaagCATGACGTAGTACGTAAAAGACAGATAACTAG TTTTggaaaaatt AAATCTTCAATACCTCAGCTATGCAACTGTATCCCGAAGCTTGTTCACGATGAAGGATATTCAGGAACAAACATGCATCAGTTTGCAGTTGAAATTAGCAGTAAATATAAAcaactatttgataaatttgcccagtgctataaaatattttcttcgaAAAATACAATTACACAAGAcgatttaattcttttaa aaaaaaatataaacgacTTGATGAAATTTTATCGCTTAAATTGGCCAGAGGCTTCAGTGACACCTAAGCTGCATATGTTGGAACATCCTGCTATTCCGTTTATGCAAAAATGGGGAGCAGGATTTGGGTTTTATGGAGAACAAGGTGGAGAATCAATTCACATGAAGTTTAACAAACTCAAAACTACTTATCAATCAATTCCTTGCCCAACATTGCGATTAAAAAGTATTCTTAAATCTCATTACCAAAAGACAAACCCAGAGAATATGCAACTTAAGCCATgtgtaaaaaaaaggaaaaaaataggTTAA